From Microbacterium sp. CGR2:
AGTCAGGGACAGGTCGCGCGGATCGTCTGAGGGCGCGTAGGCGTAGACGACCGGAACCGGAAGATCCTGTCCGAGCGACGGGCGCGGATCGGTCTGGCGCCCCACCACGATGATGCCGTCGACGCGGCGGCTGAGCAGCTCCTTGAGGTGGTGCTGTTCGCGGATGGCATCGCCACGGGCATCACAGAGGAAGACGTTGACGCGTCCCGCTCCGAAGGCATCTTCCGCCCCCATGAGGATCGGGATCATGAAGCGGCCTTCGAGGTCGCTGGTGAGCAGGCCGACGGTGCCGGTGCGTCCGGCGAGCAGCCCCCGCGCCATCGCGTTGGGAGTGAACGCCAGCTCATCGGCGGCGGCGAGCACGCGGGTTCTGGTGGCCGCCGCGACGTCGCCACGATCGTTGAGCGCCTTGGAGGCGGTCGCGATCGACACCCCGGCCCGACGCGCGACATCGCTGAGCGTCGCTGCCTTGCTTCCTGATTCGCCGCCTGCCATCGCACCCCCTGAGCGTTGCTGAAAGGTTATCGGAGCGATCCTTGACCGCTGCCACCATTCACGATATACCTTTTCGAAAGGGGTTTCGGAGTTTTCGAAACGGGCCCCTCAACCAGACAACGCCGTCGCTCGGCGACAGCATCCGCTCACCGAAGAGTCCAGGAGGCCATCCCATGCACACCACCCGACGCCGTGCGTTCCGACGCACCGTCACCGCCCTCGCCGCCACGGCGCTGCTCGCCGCACCCCTCGCGGCGTGCGCCTCGGGCGCCGGCGCCGAAGGTCAGGGCGAACCGATCACCGGGGAGGGTGTCGACGACGGGACCACGCTCACGCTGTGGACCCGCGCCCCCATCGAGCGTCAGGCGAATCTCCTCGTCGACGCCTACAACGCCTCGCACGAGAACCAGGTCGAGCTCACCGTGGTCCCCAACGACGACTACGTCGCGAAAGTCGGCGCCGCCGCCGGCTCCGGAGGCCTCCCCGACCTGTTCGCCGCCGACATCGTGTACGTGCCGAACTGGGCGCAGCAGGGTCTGTTCGCCGACATCTCCGAACAGATCGACGGCCTCGACTACAAAGACGAGATCAACCAGGGCCATCTGGCAGCCGGCACCGTCGACGACAAGGAGTATGTGCTGCCGTTCGCCCTCGACCTCTCGATGCTGTTCTGGAACAAGGAGCTCTTCGCCGAGGCCGGACTCGACCCCGAGAAAGCGCCCGCCACACTCGACGAGTTCGCCGATGCCGCGAAAGCCGTCCAGGCGCTGAACAAGCCGGACACCTACGGCACCGCGACCGGACTGAACTGCGGCGGCTGCCTCGTCTTCACCTGGTTCCCCTCGGTGTGGGCCTCGGGCGAAGAGGTCATGAACGAGGACGGCACAGAGGCCCTGCTGGCGGGAGACGCCGCGCAGGAGGTCTACGACACCTGGGCCGATCTGCAGGAGTCGGGCGCCGTGCTGCCGAGCTCCACCGACGAGGCAGGACCGACGTGGACCGCCGCGTTCAGCGAAGGAAAGGTGGGCGTGATGCCGTTCCCCGCGACGCTCCTCCCCTCGATCGAGTTCGACGCAGGCGTGGCCGGCATCCCCGGGGTCGACGGCGGCGTCTCCACGTTCGTGGGAGGCGACGGCATCGGCATCTCGAAGGACTCCGAGAAGGCCGCCCAGGCGTGGAACTTCCTCGACTGGATGATGTCGGAGGAGGCTCAGGTCGAGGTCCTCGCGAAGGACGGGAACGCCGTCTCACGTGGCGACCTCGCCGACAACGAGTACGCGGCGGAGGATCCGCGACTGGTCACCATCAACGAGGTCGCCGCGGAAGGCAGCACGCCCGTGGCACTGAACTTCCAGCAGGCGTTCAACGCCCCGGGGAGCCCCTGGCTGACGCTCATCCGCAACCAGGTGCTCGACGGCGAAGACACGGCCGACGCCGACAACGACGAGATCACCGCGATCCTCTCGCAGTGATGACGCCGGTGGGGGCGGCGCCGCTTGCGCCGCCCCCACCCCTCGACGGAAAGAGAACGAGATGACCTCGACTGCACCTCCGCTGCGCCGCCGACGGCGC
This genomic window contains:
- a CDS encoding sugar ABC transporter substrate-binding protein — protein: MHTTRRRAFRRTVTALAATALLAAPLAACASGAGAEGQGEPITGEGVDDGTTLTLWTRAPIERQANLLVDAYNASHENQVELTVVPNDDYVAKVGAAAGSGGLPDLFAADIVYVPNWAQQGLFADISEQIDGLDYKDEINQGHLAAGTVDDKEYVLPFALDLSMLFWNKELFAEAGLDPEKAPATLDEFADAAKAVQALNKPDTYGTATGLNCGGCLVFTWFPSVWASGEEVMNEDGTEALLAGDAAQEVYDTWADLQESGAVLPSSTDEAGPTWTAAFSEGKVGVMPFPATLLPSIEFDAGVAGIPGVDGGVSTFVGGDGIGISKDSEKAAQAWNFLDWMMSEEAQVEVLAKDGNAVSRGDLADNEYAAEDPRLVTINEVAAEGSTPVALNFQQAFNAPGSPWLTLIRNQVLDGEDTADADNDEITAILSQ